From the genome of Muricauda sp. SCSIO 64092, one region includes:
- a CDS encoding sigma 54-interacting transcriptional regulator, which translates to MKIESIKTFGDLKKAGYQPKGIKDELRNNLREKIKAGENVFTGIWGYENSVIPELERAILSRHNINLLGLRGQAKTRLARLMVNLLDEYIPYVEGSEIHDDPFNPMSRYAKELLDEKGDSTPISWLYREERFFEKLATPDVTVADLIGDVDPIKAANLKLSYADDRVIHFGMIPRANRSIFVINELPDLQARIQVALFNILQEGDVQIRGFKLRLPLDVQFVFTANPEDYTNRGSIVTPLKDRIGSQILTHYPENLETAKRITQQEAQLDARQTEHIHVPDLAMDVLEQIGFEARHSEYVDVKSGVSARMSITAFENLLSAAERRMLLSGEGKTSIRLSDFMGVVPSITGKIELVYEGEQEGADFVAETLLEEAIKSIFPKFFPKISKLEKKDAETPYDELIAWFFDQEGFELLDEDTDATYQQKLNSIGPLNQLVVDYGGDIPGTDQNFFKELLLWGLVAHKKLSKYRFEKGVQFKDLYGSYISGL; encoded by the coding sequence ATGAAAATAGAAAGCATCAAGACTTTTGGCGACCTTAAAAAGGCGGGGTATCAACCCAAAGGCATTAAAGACGAATTGCGGAATAACCTTCGGGAAAAGATCAAGGCCGGGGAAAATGTGTTCACCGGGATTTGGGGCTATGAAAATTCGGTAATTCCAGAGTTGGAAAGGGCCATTTTATCACGGCACAACATCAATTTATTGGGACTCCGGGGGCAGGCCAAGACAAGACTGGCACGTTTAATGGTCAACTTACTGGATGAATACATTCCCTATGTGGAAGGTTCGGAAATTCATGACGACCCTTTTAACCCGATGAGTCGGTATGCCAAGGAACTGTTGGACGAAAAAGGGGACAGCACGCCCATCTCATGGCTTTACAGGGAGGAACGCTTCTTTGAAAAACTGGCAACCCCGGATGTTACGGTGGCGGATTTGATAGGGGATGTGGATCCCATTAAAGCGGCAAACCTTAAGTTGAGCTATGCCGATGATAGGGTCATCCATTTTGGGATGATACCAAGGGCCAACCGATCCATCTTCGTGATCAATGAACTGCCCGACCTTCAAGCAAGGATTCAAGTAGCCTTGTTCAACATACTGCAGGAAGGGGATGTACAGATTCGTGGCTTTAAACTGCGTTTGCCTTTGGACGTACAGTTCGTTTTTACGGCGAATCCGGAAGATTACACCAATAGGGGGAGTATTGTTACCCCGTTAAAGGACAGGATAGGCTCCCAAATTCTCACGCATTACCCAGAAAATTTGGAAACGGCCAAAAGAATCACCCAACAAGAGGCGCAGTTGGATGCCAGACAGACCGAACATATCCATGTGCCGGATTTGGCGATGGACGTATTGGAACAAATTGGTTTTGAAGCCCGCCACAGTGAATATGTAGATGTCAAAAGTGGGGTGAGTGCCCGTATGAGCATTACCGCTTTTGAAAACCTGTTGAGTGCTGCAGAACGCCGTATGTTACTCTCCGGAGAAGGGAAGACAAGCATTCGATTAAGTGATTTTATGGGCGTGGTCCCATCCATCACAGGAAAGATTGAATTGGTCTATGAGGGGGAACAGGAGGGAGCCGACTTTGTGGCGGAAACCCTATTGGAGGAAGCCATCAAGTCCATATTTCCCAAATTCTTTCCGAAAATAAGCAAGTTGGAAAAAAAGGATGCCGAAACCCCCTATGATGAATTGATTGCCTGGTTCTTTGATCAGGAAGGTTTTGAATTATTGGATGAGGACACGGATGCCACCTACCAGCAAAAACTGAACTCCATTGGACCGTTGAACCAATTGGTCGTAGACTATGGTGGGGATATTCCGGGAACGGATCAGAACTTTTTTAAGGAATTATTGCTGTGGGGCCTGGTGGCCCATAAAAAATTGAGCAAGTACCGCTTTGAAAAAGGGGTGCAGTTCAAAGATCTTTACGGAAGTTATATCAGCGGACTTTAA
- a CDS encoding DUF418 domain-containing protein, which produces MSNTINPAHSFQRIKIIDALRGFALAGIVICHVVENYMASAVPTSFNEAVHQGIIDDIVDALIGIFLRGKFLALFSFLFGLSFFIQMDNAHARGGYFGGRFFWRLVLLMAIGFIHSLFYRGDILTVYAVLGIFLIPFYKVDNKWVLGFATLLFFGLVRYILFYLTGGERIFSDTNMDPDDPKILAYYDTLKNGSLWDVFATNATEGHLDKAEYQYGFFGRGYFTFAFFLVGLYAGRLGFFKRFKEERKFTKRVLIYSSIALVVSIGTAAAVFASMGPEFNPKSWNAMIGFTTMDIGNAAMTLMYIAIFAMLFRRVKWEKRLGTFAPYGRMALTNYVFQSIVFTFILYGWGLGLIGELRQVYAFLIAIVFIALQMWLSKVWLKYFAYGPLEWAWRSLTFFKAFPFKKWNPS; this is translated from the coding sequence ATGTCCAACACCATCAACCCCGCCCATTCCTTTCAGCGTATAAAAATCATAGATGCCCTACGTGGTTTTGCCCTTGCCGGAATTGTCATCTGCCATGTTGTCGAAAATTATATGGCGTCCGCTGTACCGACCAGTTTCAATGAAGCGGTTCATCAAGGCATTATTGACGATATTGTTGACGCGCTTATCGGGATATTCCTTCGAGGAAAGTTTTTGGCCTTGTTTTCCTTCTTATTTGGACTCAGTTTTTTTATTCAAATGGATAATGCACATGCGCGAGGGGGATATTTTGGAGGCCGTTTTTTTTGGCGTTTGGTCCTCTTGATGGCCATTGGTTTTATACATAGTCTGTTTTATCGGGGGGATATCCTTACGGTCTATGCCGTACTCGGTATTTTTTTGATTCCGTTCTATAAGGTGGATAACAAATGGGTACTGGGATTTGCAACGCTCCTGTTTTTTGGATTGGTGCGGTATATCCTATTTTACCTCACCGGTGGGGAGCGTATTTTTAGCGATACCAATATGGATCCCGATGACCCTAAAATCCTCGCGTATTACGATACGCTAAAAAATGGTTCGTTATGGGATGTTTTTGCCACCAATGCCACGGAAGGCCATTTGGATAAAGCAGAATATCAGTACGGCTTTTTCGGAAGGGGCTATTTCACCTTTGCCTTCTTTCTTGTCGGTCTCTACGCCGGTAGGTTGGGTTTCTTTAAACGATTCAAGGAAGAAAGGAAATTCACCAAAAGAGTATTGATTTATTCTTCCATTGCCCTGGTGGTTTCCATAGGGACAGCCGCCGCGGTCTTTGCCAGTATGGGACCGGAATTTAATCCAAAAAGCTGGAATGCCATGATTGGATTTACTACAATGGATATTGGCAATGCGGCGATGACCCTAATGTACATTGCAATTTTTGCCATGCTGTTTCGAAGGGTAAAGTGGGAAAAAAGGCTTGGAACGTTCGCCCCTTACGGCCGTATGGCGTTGACCAACTATGTGTTTCAAAGTATTGTTTTCACCTTTATCCTTTATGGATGGGGACTGGGATTAATTGGTGAATTGCGGCAGGTATATGCTTTTTTGATAGCCATTGTGTTTATTGCCTTGCAAATGTGGCTCAGTAAGGTATGGCTAAAATACTTTGCCTATGGCCCTTTGGAATGGGCATGGCGCAGCTTAACCTTTTTCAAGGCATTTCCGTTTAAAAAATGGAACCCGTCTTGA
- the corA gene encoding magnesium/cobalt transporter CorA, whose amino-acid sequence MARNNTNIRKTRRVFRSKSKLGKAPGHIGYVGLKERTSSKISVLQYDADTIKESQIDSHDITFADGFCSLLNIIGISDESSIDGIGRSFNLNNLLLEDVMDAFQRPKIDEYDNHIFAVLKMLYINSDHKIIVEHIALNLVPNGVILFQETEEDVFDGVKERIAKKHGRIRARGADYLFFALLDALVDNYYMVLEDYRDRLELLEEEAYGNPTDETARKIQILKKEILRIRKWVFPAKEIIIRLLQTEHPLMTKDTKLFLRDTLDHCIEINEDIQLYREMATSIMEIYMTQISNKMNEVMKVLTVIAAIFIPLTFLAGVYGMNFENIPELRFEDGYFVLWGVFLIVGIGLLLFFKGKKWL is encoded by the coding sequence ATGGCAAGGAACAACACTAACATACGGAAAACACGGAGGGTATTTCGGTCAAAATCAAAGTTGGGCAAGGCTCCGGGGCATATCGGTTATGTGGGCCTTAAAGAGCGGACATCATCAAAGATCAGCGTATTGCAATACGATGCGGATACCATCAAGGAATCCCAAATTGATTCCCATGACATCACTTTTGCCGATGGCTTTTGCAGTCTGCTCAATATTATAGGAATTTCGGATGAAAGCTCGATTGATGGCATTGGCCGGTCCTTTAATCTGAACAACCTGCTCCTGGAGGATGTGATGGATGCTTTTCAACGTCCAAAAATAGACGAGTATGACAACCACATTTTTGCCGTACTTAAAATGCTGTATATCAATTCCGATCATAAAATCATTGTTGAGCATATTGCTTTGAACCTGGTTCCCAATGGGGTAATCCTCTTTCAGGAGACGGAAGAGGATGTTTTTGATGGGGTAAAGGAACGCATAGCCAAAAAGCATGGACGGATACGGGCCAGGGGTGCGGATTACCTGTTCTTTGCCCTGCTTGATGCCCTCGTGGACAACTATTATATGGTACTTGAAGATTATAGGGACCGCTTGGAACTGTTGGAGGAAGAAGCCTATGGAAATCCCACGGACGAAACGGCGAGAAAGATCCAGATTCTAAAAAAGGAAATTCTGCGTATTCGAAAATGGGTCTTCCCGGCCAAGGAGATTATTATTCGGTTGCTGCAAACGGAACATCCCTTAATGACCAAGGACACCAAGCTCTTTCTTCGGGACACCCTGGACCATTGTATTGAAATAAATGAGGACATTCAATTGTATCGGGAAATGGCAACAAGTATTATGGAAATCTATATGACGCAGATCAGCAATAAGATGAACGAGGTAATGAAGGTGCTCACCGTCATTGCGGCCATTTTTATCCCATTGACCTTTTTAGCGGGGGTCTATGGGATGAACTTTGAAAATATACCGGAACTCCGATTTGAAGATGGTTATTTTGTCCTATGGGGTGTGTTTCTTATCGTGGGAATAGGCTTGTTACTGTTCTTTAAGGGAAAGAAATGGTTGTGA